The window TTTCCATTTCGGTGCCTATAACTCATTTCATGGATTTATTCTATAAGTGATTAAAATGACTGAATTGTATCATAGTGTCAGACCATTCATTTTTTACAGACACATTTAATGAAACTGGCGATTGAAATTGATGGATGTATCATAGTGTGtgttagaccagtggttcccaacattTTTCGGTCACTGTGCCAATTTGGCTCTACCTGgtgtacccctgaagtaccctctcatgtgcattttaccaagAGGCCTATGGTCTCATTGGTCTTCTCAAGTACagcctgtggataggccaagtaacccgaggggtcctagtacccctggttgggaaccactgtgttGGACCATGAATTAACTGACACATTTGATGAAATTTCAGACCCATGTTTCACAACACAGGTACTATACTTTTTATATATAGCATAAAATGTATTTGGGGTTTCAAATAGAGTGTATTGCATTGTGGCCAATGTAATGGGTTGAGTAGAAAGTGTTTCTGGGTATACAGACTTCAGTCCCCCATGAAATAACaccatatatagattctacagaacCTAGTGAGTAATTACAACCCAACTTTTACTTTGGCACCTAGAAAAGTTCTCTCTGTAAGACCATGTGTATTTAATGTACTGCATTGGGGACATTTATTTCACCTTGGAACTTTAATGCAAATGTTATttaaatatgaacaaatatgAAACATTGTTCATGTTTAGAGAATATTTTTCTTCTatgaataaataaaggttaattacaCCTTTTATTTACTATTACGTGGGGGACTTTTATTTAGAATATTTCTAAATTCCGTGACCCGGAAGTACTTTTTTTGTGTTGTTGACGAGACGTTGATGTAAGGAACACATTTCTCCGCTCATCTTTGAAGCGACACAATGTCTATTAAATTGAATGCACTATTCAGCGACTCCTACGTTGATGTAAGCCAATACAGAGACCAACATTTTAAGGTAAGGAATGGTTTAAATCAATCGGGAACCAACCATTAGAATAgttttgctagctaacgttagctatctgtTGCGCTAGCAAGCTACCGGTAGCTTGCAACGTGCTGTCTTTTCTTTCAGACAAACGTTGTTTATCACTTACCTGTGGCTTTCACACCATGAATATTGTATTTCAGGATGATTTCCTCCTAAGAATGGGTCGAAAAGTGTTTTCAAAAGAGACCAACCTGTAATTAGCTACAGTTGAATTAAAGAGCCAATCAAATTGACCTCTCTAATCAGACTGGTCTCAGTCTAGACATAATACGTTTAAATACGAGACATTGAAATTAGCATCTGTGTGGTATGGTTACATGAGATGGAGTCTTATTTAAAACGTATATTATACTGCAAACGATTACCCATATTAGTGGTGAATAATACTAACAGCTAATGTTAGTGTAATTGTCCCCCTGACTGTGCAGTTACTAGAGTCTTCTAAAGATGTTctccccccctccatcctccagGGAAATCGATATGAGCAAGAGAAACTGCTGAAGCAGGCTAACACACTCTACGTGGGTAACCTGTCCTTTTACACCACAGAGGAACAAGTGTACGAGCTCTTCTCCAAGAGCGGGGACGTGAAGAGAATAATCATCGGCCTGGATAAGGTGAAGAAGACGGCGTGCGGCTTCTGCTTCGTCGAGTATCCTTTCAAAAAAACTTGTGGATGTGTTTTGGTTCGACATTTTTAAAATGCTATACCCATACACTTAGGGCTCCCGGACCCAGATTAAAACTAGTCCTACACTAAAAAGGactcagattaagcctagtcctatcaatcaaatgtatttataaagccctttttccaTCAGCCGATGTAGTCCTACACTAAAGCACAGTCAGTGGAGAGTGACCCTTGGATGTCCAAtagtaggcttaatctgtgttcCTGGAAACTGGCACCTTGACCCCTGTACCAGATACTACACGCGTACAGATGCTGAAAATGCTATGAGGTTTGTCAACGGGACACGTCTGGATGACCGCATCATCAGAACTGACTGGGACGCTGGTTTTAAAGAAGGCAGGCAGTACGGTCGTGGCAAGTCCGGTGGTCAGGTAAATTTACACCGGGGAAATGCATGTTTACTACCTCAGAGACGACAGTTGTATATTAGTTAGTTAGCCGTCTCTGGTTGTTTTATATTGGAATTGATCGTTTTCATTAAAGTGATACCGTTAACTGCTTATTATTGTTTGGATGAGAATTTGAAAGTTACATAACATTACTGTATTAAACAGGACAATCCTGTTCAATCTCAATAGGTTATGTAACTGTGACCATGTTGTCTTACCGTTCTGGAACTTGATAGGATCTATCATGAGGAGACACAGTTCATAGTCTTATGTGAACTACGTCACCCCCTAATAGACCCAAATACTTAACAGGGTCCGTGGCAAAACAAACAAGTCGGTCTCTTTTTCTCCTCAGGTCAGAGACGAATACAGACAAGATTATGACCCAGCTCGGGGGGGCTATGGGAAAGTTGTCTCACGGCCATAAAACATGTCCTATGCTGTTTCATTGGGTAGGGCTATGGGGAAACTAGTGTCACGAGCCTGAGTCAACATGTTACTGCTGTTTCTTTGCCCGTTTCCAGGTAAGAGATGAATATAGACAAGATTATGACCCTGCTCGAGGTGGATGTGGGAAATTAGCTCAGCTGCAGAAACCTCCCGAGGGACAGAACAGTTTAGTTTGGGTTCCAAGCAGACGTCTGCCAGGGTTTTCTAATGACTCGTTTATTTAGAAGtcttctgtgaagcatttttcaGTTAACCATAGTTCCAACAGTCATTATGACCAGTGTGACACACCTTTACAAATGTAATTGTCTCCCAAACTGTATactttcaaaaaaataaaatcttAACGTTCTTCTTTTCTTAATGTATCTGCTATACAAACTGGAACACTACTTTGGTAATGTGGAGCAACTCTTCTGATCGGATTGAGTAGTTTCTTAtggatgaagtgtgtgtgtgtaaacacagGTTCACTGCTGGCTGTTTAAGGTCCATGGAGGTGATACTGATGGCCTTTCAGTTTATGGCTCCTACGGTTGTGTCTAGATGGAGAAAAGCTACGGACCTAAAACTTGCCTGTTCGAGTTGCGACAACTACAGCAATTTTGACTAACCTtgacctaattctcctaacctgctgtatAGGCTATAAACCATCAGTGTCCCAACACCAGGATTCAATAGGATGGCAGGTTATAGGCATTGTGGCTTTTAAAGGCAATTTTCGGCTGAGCCGTTATCTTGAATGGGATCTCTGTGTCTGTAGGAACATTGCCTTTTAAAGCTGCAATGCCAATAGTCGGATTCAATCTGTAGTGCTGCTGACATTTTAAAGGCAACGTTACCACGGCGGCTCGatcggaaatgacctttaaatgtAAACTGGGATTTTAATCGAGCTCTTGTATCAGGGAATCACCACACGCATGTGCCGGTCAGTTACACCAAGTAACTTCACAAACTTCATATCACCATTAAATATCATATGGGTGATTGTTTGCTAAAGTAGTTAACATGACCAGACGGATCCATCCAGTTGACAAACATCTGCTCTTTTGTCATTTACATTTCAGGAAGTAAACCACGTTCTCCTAATTGAAGAGAATTCAAATGGAATTGAAACTGTTCTCTAAAAAGCGGAATGGAATCGTGGCTGGGCATCCTAACAACCCTGTGCTCTGTCATCTCAACATTACTTAAAACTAAAAAGTGTTTGAATGTATTCAGGGATTAATTTGGGAAGGAAACGGTTCCATTTTAGGATGAGACAGCATACATTGGGAACCTTTGAGGACAGTTTACCCATCTAGAGAATCCCAATTTAATCTCCTCTAGGTGTTTGTCAGCataactggggcggcagggtagcctagtggttagagcgttggactagtaactggaaggttgcaagttcaaacccccgagctgacaaggtacaaatttgtccttctgcccctgaacaggcaattaacccactgttcctaggccgtcattgaaaataagaatttgttcttaattgacttgcctagtaaaattaaaaaataacccTGCAAACACTAACATAGTAActgaaaattaaataaaaatcggAAAGTTTCTCAAAGAAGATCAACCAGATTAGAGTGATCTGTGAACATTCAATGGCGCAATAGCATTGCTTACACCACCATGTGAGATTCGTCGCATCTACCCCTTATAGAAAGTGATTTATTTAAAGAGAATTACTGATGCTAAATGGTTTTGAACATCCAGATCTGTTCACACTTGATTGATATCCAGACATTTTAATCATCTACACCGGTCTTTAAAATGTGGACAACAACACAAAAGGCatatgttagcaccaggtatacACTGGGCTCAAATGTGCATTAATGACAGATAGTATAGATGGGATTCAGCAATTTCTACAGCAGCATTTTCTCAATTACAAACTGTCTGTGGACCAGCACCCTCAGATGGGTGATCCTCCAATGAGGAAGATGACCATAGTGGGCCGGGCCCCTCAGATGGGTGATCCTCCAATGAGGAAGGTGGGCCGGGCCCCTCATACAATAAAAGGCTTAGAAACGGTTCTACAGCAGTAGCATTAAATTCTTTCTCAGTACACTAAAATGTCAAAATACACTTATTGTTTAAACAGCATATTTTCAACAGAAGCAGGAAGAGGTGTGTGTTTTCATGAAGCCATTCTGAGTGGAGCATCATGGTTAATCATAACTAACTCCCTGATAACAAACTGCTGTTTGTGATGCCAAAACGTGGAGTTTCTCAAGAACTAAGAAGCAGTTCGAGATTAAGTAACATTAAAACAGTATATTCAGTTAAACGTTAGCCTTCGATGAGTTATTGTTCTCTACCTCACTAGTCAGGCAAACACTACGTGATATAAAACAACCTTCAAGTTTCACCTACTGTCCCATATAATCTCCTGTTTACAGTTTAAGAACTGAAGCTAGGAAACATGTTATAAACACGGATAGGTCCATTACCGGTCTCAAACCTACCAGCAGAGTTCGCTCcaggtcagtcagccagccagccagtcagtcagccagccagtcagtcagccagccagtcagtcagtcagcagtgGAAACTTTGTGGACGTCAACTCAAAAGAAATTCAAAAGTGCCTCATTATCAAGGAATATAAAAACAAGTCCAACGCTGGACCTCTACTGAAGGaaagatgtttttttttggtGTTTTCACCGTCTCTGTGTCATTAGTCAAACAACGTGTCCCGTTTCCACTGCGCTTCTTGGCTCGTCATGTTTTAAAGTATTAATGGCCCTTCCACAATAAGGGTCAAACAGTCGTTAAAGCCCACGGTCCAGTGGAAAGGCAGGTGTACTCTCTCTAGAGCTGGGACACTGCGGTTGATCAGTCATTCAGTTTACAGTCACAGAGCTCTTTGTAAATCCTCTTGCGGACTTTGGGCATGTCGTCCTGTGTGAACTGCAGCGGCTCTTTCAATGCCAGGCACTTGCAGTactgagagagaaacaaagcGGGGGAAGAGTTAAATAGGGAAGATTCACCacaaggaatgtgtgtgtgtgtgtgtgtgtggaatttaCAGTACGAGAGGGAAATTCCCCACTCACCTCCAAGATGAAGACTCCACAGTCACTGTCGTTCTTCTGTTGAGGAATACCCTGAGGGTGGGAACCAATCAGAGACAGTGGTCAACACACGGTCAATCAGAaagcacgagagagagaacagtcacaCGGTACCATCTGAAACAATACCTTGCTTATAATCGTCTTCCAGCCTTTCTGATATGCAGCTTGTTTCTTCTCCTCGGCCTCAGACAGGATATAAGTCAGGATGTTCTGTGGGCCAGATGAACACAGAAGGGTTTAGTTAAATAGTTCACAAAGCGACTCCTTCAAGGGCTCCTAAAATGTGGAcaatgtgtcaaactcattccaaggagggcctagtgtctgcgggttttcgctccacCCTTTTACTTGATGaaataaggtcactaattagtattaaaaataaaactcccctcacctggttgcctGTCTTAATCATTGAAAGGAAAACCTGTAGACACTAGGccttctgtggaatgagtttgtcGCCAATGACGTAGACTAATGTTAAAATGATAAATGCTCATCAAATCAAACCAATGTTCCTCAGGTCAAGGATAAATATTCAGAAGCAACTGAGTTTGATAGAGAGGCAGAGGACTAAAGTGAGAGTACCTCCATGGTGTATTTGAAGACGATGCCCTGGGAGTCATAATAGTGGATGTGGTGGTTGGCTATGTCCACTGTGATCAGGGACCAGTGAATCTCCAGGTGGATAGGAATCAACAACAGCCTCTTAGAAAACAGatccacctgagagagagagaaacacagcgagagacacagagagagagacagagagagagagagacagagagaaacaccagaTTAACCACAATCGCGGACATATTCTAATTTAGCTAGTTCTGTGAGACTGACAGTCTCAGATAAACAGTGAACCTTTACATTTCTGGTCCTGCAGGTCATATCTTAACAAACTAGCGATAAATATGGCTGCATCTTCCATAACCTACCACTAGCTTACCTTTTTGGTCCATCTCTTAACCCCTTCGTAGCCTTTGGCCACTAGCTTACCTTTTTGGTCCATCTCTTAACCCCTTCGTAGCCTTTGGCCACCAGCTGCCGGTGGAAAAAGCTGTTGAAGAAATGAACCTGCGGGAGAAAAATAGGAAAACATTCAGTAACCTTGGTAACCAAGCAGAAGACCACCATCATCCTAACGACTCCCTTTCACAATTAACCCTTTGTTGAACATTCTGATCCAGGATCCAAAATGAACGCACCTTGTTCTGTGTAGCATCCATGATCAATTCTCCATACATGTTTatcacctagacacacacacacacgacagaaacatggcaacgTTTGAATTTCAGGTTAGATAATACGTAGGCGAATAAGTTTATAAGCAGCAACTACACAGTTTCCTATCGACCAAAGCTACCTGGTCGTTGACCCAGTTTTGGTCATCCAGTGTGGACAGGTCCTCCAGGGTCAGAGTGTGCTTGTTGTAGTCCACTTTGAAGCACTTCATAGGGATGGAGGCGAGACCCGCTTTATACTTCATCATTTCTGAGTGGATGTTTAGCTTCCTAGTACAGAGAAATGAACAGAGATGCTATCAGCATAACAATGGAAATCAACAATGAAATTGAAGCTGGTTTGTATCTCAAACGATTCCTACTTGTCATGGAGGTCAGTGTTACACTTGTTCTTCAGATGCTCCAGGACGTCAGTCTCACTGAGGGGGATAAAGCTCCCGTACTTCACATAGAAGAACGCCAggaactctgagagagagagagacaggacaggaatCAATAATAACACCATAAATAAGTAGTATGAACATAAAATGTATACGATTAAAAACAAAAAATCATAGTTACAATAAAAGTCTAGTACCATGTATAAGGTCTATGATTACTTCATGGATGTTGTCTTCAGGGTTGGGTTGCTGTGCTGGGTTTGAGACACAGTTCTCCTCTGGCTCAGGGCTTGGAGCCCACACTCCCACCTCACAGTAATCTCTGTGGTCCCACAGAGCGAAGGGGTGGAGGGTGCTGCATAACATAATGCCTGGGGAAACACAGGCTGTGGCTGATGGTTCCACCTCCATAGGGGCGCTACAGTCTGTTTGTTCCTCGTTGGGCACAGCCAATGTACCGTTGGAAAGGGAGACAGCTGCGTCACCAGCCTGGGGCTGCTTCATGACCTCCGTGTTAGAGTCGGTTACCGGCTGTTTGTCTAAACCACAACCATTCTCCTGCTCCATCTCTGAATCAGGAACATGCTCAACCACAGCCTTCATTATAGGTTGAACCACAGAGTTTGTTACTGGTTGAACCACAGACTTGGTCACCAGTTTAACCACAGTGTACGTTAACTTCTGACCGATAGAGTTCATTAAGGGTTGACCCATAGAGTCCATTAAAGGTTGAGGTTGACCGACAGAGCTGGTTACAAATGGAGCCAAGGAGTTGGTTACCTCCTCCACAACTGAGTCGTTCGCCAGCTGTCGGATGGCTGTTACCTGCTCCTCTGTCATCTGGGTCTTCTCAGAAGAGTGGTGACCACCCGTCCTCTTGGGGGTCTCCCCCAGGGCCTGGCCCCTGCCCTTCCCCAGATGGGCCCTGCGTTGTCTGGACTTGCCACCTGGAGTCTTCCCAGGTGGGTCCTTCCCATTGTGGTGCTTAGAGTTTGGCCCACAGCAGTCACATGCCTTGGGTGTCCTCTTCCTCCCAGAGGAGCGGCCATTGGTGCCCACCAGTGCCGGAGGTGGTGTTTGGGGGACTGAGACGTTATGAACCATGGCTCTGTCCTCAGCTACTACCCCATCCCTTCACAGCTGCTTCTGGCCCAGAGTGCTGGTCCCAGCCATCAGGGGCACTGAACCAGGGACCCCCCAGTAGATGGACTTTCTGCCTGAGTTGTGGGTGGATAAGGACCCTGGACTAGAGCTGGGATGATAAACAGAAAATTATCGACACCGACCATATTGATCACTTACCGTGGGCATTTTGCTGACATCGTTCATTAAGCACATGAGAAATGTTAAGTTTGAAGTgaaataaatgtgcaaatatggctgattgttaatgggacaattgatggctatAACCATAGCACTTTACAACCATAGCACATAGTACTTTAAAGgttataaaaataaacaaaactgtggtgcacattaatgttataaatgtATCGTTCTACTTATCAATATCGCACGAATTCAGGCAATTTATTGCAATATTTTTGCCCATATCGCCCAGCTAACCTGCACCCTGGCTGGCCAGGTAGTTGACAGTTTCAGACTGAAGTCTTAGAGGGTGGCGAATGGAGGTCCTTCTCAGGGGTTACCCCTTACAAGCCAAGGAAGAAGCTACATTGAAGGAAAGAGAGCTGTTAGGATAGCTTAAATGTGTGAAATTAATGTATTAAGTTTATTTGATGAAAACAGTATTGTTGATAGATAACTAGGCATATTAGAAGAACTGGTGTGACCTGCTATATTGTCAGATATCCCAACAGTTTAATTAATATACATGACATTATTACACATATTGCTAATCCTTTACTAAAATAACGTAAAGGAGTATCTAATAATGGTGATGTCTGCAACAAATAAACCATTCTGAGCAACTTATCACTTTTTGGGCAACTGAACTTGTCTGTGAGGTCGTTAGCTCGCTAATAGTGTGCTCAGCCATGTTTACAATAACTTGAGCTGCTTTTGCGTCTTGCAATCGATGATTGGATAACTATTCCTCTACTGTTGTAACGCTGTAGCGTGTGAATGTTGTGTAGCTAAACACAGAAGAGTCATGACAACGTTGGAGTATcgaacaagctagctagctagcatagcaagCTGACTATAGCTAGCTACTAACACAAATGGTTTCCTGTTTCCATGGCTGAAAATGCGATCTGCACAGAGACACCGCTTTAACTCGTTCTTACAGTATCGATAACTCATAAGCACAACTAAAAAGCACATATATTACCACATTTCTGCAATCGTCAAACAAGTTTCAGCGATAACAAACAACTCTCACTTGTGTGATCAAACAATCCATCTCATTAGTTTGCCGTCGCTTACTGATTGCGTCACATTTCAGCGCAAACGGTTCTCACTAGCTACCAcggccacaaagtcaaaattgctGGTCGTTATCAATAAAAAGTGCAGTGTTCAATTTACCTGCTGGCGGGTAAGAAGACCCTCCAGCTCTGCTAAAACCATTGACTCCTGCTTGCCGTTTTCAAGGTATTGTTAAATAAACATGaactatttggttgtaatatcatcacctCTTGAAAAGCATAGTCAGAACTACACATTTCCGATTATTCTATGTATGACGAATGCGCACATTTagctctatttatttatttatttcacctttatttaaccaggtaggctagttgagaacaagttctcatttgcaactgcgacctggccaagataaagcatagcagtgtgaacagaca is drawn from Oncorhynchus tshawytscha isolate Ot180627B linkage group LG05, Otsh_v2.0, whole genome shotgun sequence and contains these coding sequences:
- the ncbp2 gene encoding nuclear cap-binding protein subunit 2 isoform X1, translated to MSIKLNALFSDSYVDVSQYRDQHFKGNRYEQEKLLKQANTLYVGNLSFYTTEEQVYELFSKSGDVKRIIIGLDKVKKTACGFCFVEYYTRTDAENAMRFVNGTRLDDRIIRTDWDAGFKEGRQYGRGKSGGQVRDEYRQDYDPARGGYGKVVSRP
- the senp5 gene encoding sentrin-specific protease 5; this encodes MVHNVSVPQTPPPALVGTNGRSSGRKRTPKACDCCGPNSKHHNGKDPPGKTPGGKSRQRRAHLGKGRGQALGETPKRTGGHHSSEKTQMTEEQVTAIRQLANDSVVEEVTNSLAPFVTSSVGQPQPLMDSMGQPLMNSIGQKLTYTVVKLVTKSVVQPVTNSVVQPIMKAVVEHVPDSEMEQENGCGLDKQPVTDSNTEVMKQPQAGDAAVSLSNGTLAVPNEEQTDCSAPMEVEPSATACVSPGIMLCSTLHPFALWDHRDYCEVGVWAPSPEPEENCVSNPAQQPNPEDNIHEVIIDLIHEFLAFFYVKYGSFIPLSETDVLEHLKNKCNTDLHDKKLNIHSEMMKYKAGLASIPMKCFKVDYNKHTLTLEDLSTLDDQNWVNDQVINMYGELIMDATQNKVHFFNSFFHRQLVAKGYEGVKRWTKKVDLFSKRLLLIPIHLEIHWSLITVDIANHHIHYYDSQGIVFKYTMENILTYILSEAEEKKQAAYQKGWKTIISKGIPQQKNDSDCGVFILEYCKCLALKEPLQFTQDDMPKVRKRIYKELCDCKLND
- the ncbp2 gene encoding nuclear cap-binding protein subunit 2 isoform X2, which produces MSIKLNALFSDSYVDVSQYRDQHFKGNRYEQEKLLKQANTLYVGNLSFYTTEEQVYELFSKSGDVKRIIIGLDKVKKTACGFCFVEYYTRTDAENAMRFVNGTRLDDRIIRTDWDAGFKEGRQYGRGKSGGQVRDEYRQDYDPARGGCGKLAQLQKPPEGQNSLVWVPSRRLPGFSNDSFI